Part of the Choloepus didactylus isolate mChoDid1 chromosome 27, mChoDid1.pri, whole genome shotgun sequence genome is shown below.
tctctccaaagtctgtggCATGCTGGTGTGGGCTTGCACCgtccttggggtcccttggctcccatctctccctcctgGCACATGTCAACCCCTCCCTCCTTGTGTCTGTCTTTCCAATTCtcgctgacttctggcttctctctgagGCCTTCTCTGACTCCCGAATTCTGGTTTATTCTCTTTATAacatcaagacccaccctggttcacgtggccacaccttaactgaaagtaacatcttcagaaggtcctatttataaatgatgCCCAGAAATATGCATCAAGAACATGCATTTCAACCTACCTCACTGAGTAAGACGGAAGTCAGTGTTTTATCACCAAATCTTGGCAATGACATCCTTGCCCTTTTGCTGACTCAGTTTGATAGCTGCAGGTCGCCAGCTCCCAAAACACTCAAAGTGTGGGACCAGCTTGAGAGCCGGCTCAGAAGGCTGCCTACCACTTTGTTATTATGATTGTTAATTACTCACAATGAAACATGCCTCCCTGGACCGGATCCTTTTTAATTGGTTTACCTTCAGGCTGAAGAGTCTCAGGCCTCAGGAGCTGCAGGACCTGACGGAGAGAATTATGCTGAACTGGACACCAGGGCCCTAAGTGAGGGCCCTTCAGGCCTTACAAGCAGCCTCTGTGCACCCGGATGTTGAGACACAGCCAGGAGGAGCCCTGGGGCCCCGGAAGGAAGACGGTCCACCAAGGCAATGGGGATGGGCCAGGCCCCCTGTGCACAAGGGGACTCCTCTCCCCAAATACCCAATAAAggcttgtttccttcttttaaaaagtttatatttttaaaagagtgatGTCATTACATAGAGTAAAATGCTCAAATCTTAATTGTACAGCTCAgtgataatatatataatataatgtaatataatataatataatataatcaaTAATATAATGTCCACCaaccaaatcaaaatataaacattttcagCTCTATACTGCCCCTTCCCCAAGATGGTTGATTTTTCCGACTTTTTTCACCATGAATGATTTTTGTCTGCTCTTGAACTtcataaaaatgtaattataCAGTATACGCTCTTTTGGGTCTGGCATCTTTCACTAAACATGTGGTTTCTGAGATTTATCCATCATGTTGCACATATCAgtattttgttctcttttatgACCATCAGTCCTTTGTATAATTATGCCACAGTGTTTATCCATTCCCCCATTGACAGACAATTGAGATGTTTAAGTTTTGGgcttttatgaataaagctgctatgaacaatctTACAGATGCCTTTTTATGCACCTAATGCAATCCCCACTGCTGGACTTATAAGTAGGAGTAGAAATTCTGGATCAAAGGACAGgtgtattttgaattttattagaaactttcaaacagttttccaaaattatCAAACCATTTCTTGTGTCCTTATCACGTGGATTCACTGCCCTTCTTGATTGCCAGTcctcagttttcattttcttctctccatAAAACTGCCCTATGACTTCACACTAGTTTGTATGCTGGGGCTGAGAGGGGCTGCACTGGCTCTCACCGGGGAAAGCAGATTCCAAAATGCCTCCAGCAAGCCAGCAAGGAACTGAGCCAGCAGACCCAAAGGACCCGAATCCTGCCACAACCACGTGAATGTGGGGCCTTCAGACCAGACCCAGCtctggatgatgccttgatgCAGCCCTCGAAGGATCCTATTAGTCAGTGCCGGGATTCCTGGCCACCAAAAATTGAAAGATGATAAATGCGTGATGTTTAAGCCACTGGGTTTTGGTGATACTGTCACATAGCAATAGATAACAGATAGCTTTGTAATactgttacacagcaatagagaACTAATGCACTTATGCAGACTCTTCTCTACATCCCCCAGAGAATGGTGCCTGAAACAAACAAATCACTGTGGCCACCATGGGGTGAAGGGGGGACTTCAAGTGGATTTCTGAAAAGGGCATAGGCTTTTGAGAGAGACACCAATGGGTCTCAAGTCCTGCACCTGCCCTTGAGCAAAGGATCCTGCCATGCTGAGCATCAGTTTATACATCTCCAGTTAATCTGGTCCAAAGAAATTTTTACCAAATACAGTTTGGAAGGAAGCACACTGGTTCACCTTTACAGTGAAGTCAGTAATCAGTCAAAATTTAGTTAATTTAAGATTTATATTTCTAAGTTGCAAAGTATAAATATTTTCCAATCTAAAGACAAAAATCAATAAGGGTGGGTCAGTAATCTGATACAGaggcaagaaaaattaaagtttataGATTAGGAATTTctgataatttcatttttttaatgtggtattacataaatatcataaaatttgctgttttaaTCATTTTAGTGTACAACTAGtaacattaattacttttacaatgttgtgctaccatcaccaccttccattgctaaaatgttttcattactcgaaacagaaactctgcacccgtCAAGCAATAagtctctattttcttctttcccaccccccagcccctggtaacctctaatttactttattctatgaatttgcctattctaaatatttcatgtaacTGGAATCATatactgtttttccttttatgtctgacatatttcactcagcataatgttttcaagggtcatccatgtggTTACATGTATCAGTGTCATTCATTTTAATATCAGAATGGTATTCCATTTTACGGGTATttacattttgttcattcattcatctgttgatggaggtgggttgtttccatcttttggttattgtgaataatgctgctatgaaaatggGTGTGCAAGTTTGAATCCCCAATTTCAATTTGTTAGGGTACATACCTAAGAGTGCAATTGTGGAATCAatcctctatttatttattcattggctttgaatggagagtttaatAGGTTTAGaattaaagtaattactgataatgcgagacttctgccatttttctatttggtgtTTGTAAGTCTTTTACCTTTTTTGACACTCATTTCCTCATTACTGCCTCCTTTCATGTTTAATAAGTCTTCTGTAGTGAATCATTTAAgatcccttctcttttccttgtaaAGTATATTTTAGACAGTTTCTTTTTGGTCACCATGGAGTTTATGTTGagcatcctaaatctacaacACTCTGCTTTGATGTGATATCATCTGGCCGACGTCACTCTGAATAATTTACTTTTTGAGAGACCCACTGGCTTAAATTCTGTGAGTCACATTCTCAATTTCCAGGAGGCTAAAAGGGAGGAGTCCAAGTTCTCGCAAAGTCactgcaaatcccaaagaatttGGTGAGGTATGCATGCTTGATAGTCATCCAGGGTCTTGTGTTGTGAAATTGGCCTGAGATATTTTCTGACGTAGCAATGTAcccatcccctccccacctccatcctAGAATGCAACTGATGAACTGTGTTGCTCTGTGAGTTTGTCTGAGGAGTGCTGGGAGGTCTGCACCAGCCTGTCAGCATTGTTTACGGTAACCGTGAGAGTGATGATGTACTCCTGGTCTTGGAGTGGCCGTCCCAGAGGGCTCTGCCActgtggctggggaaagagcaaGGATACGTTCCTCAGACCATCATGGCACCAGAAATCACAGCCCCGTCTCCATTTTGGGGTTCTGGTTCTGAACCAGATGCACACCTGTGCATATCTTGGTGGTTCCTGACCAAGAGAGAAAGCACATCATGCAGCCCtcggagagggaaaagaatgggggTTTGTGGCTGGCTTTTGGGGATCTATTTTGGATGGGATGCTTATTCTTACCTTAATGCTATATTGTTGCAATACAGTATCCTTTTATTGCAATAAGGTGTAGATTTGTCAACATTGTCATTTTGGGTTCTCTGAGTCTTCTTTAGCAACTGAGCCCTGCATTGGTGCAAGGACTCTTTGCCCAAGGCTAGCAAACTTGCTGTACATACAAAATTTTCAGTTATCCTCATTAGTGAAATGCCTTCATCTCCTCAGTACAAATCTTTCCAGCCCAAACCTTAGGTTATTTTTGGTTATCTGGTTGATCGACTGTTAGATGCCTGAAATTTGACTGTCACAGATGGCAACCTTCCAGGGGTGAAGAGCTGGAAGTTTGGCATGAGAGGAAAATGTTACAAGCAGCAGCAACCACACATTTCCTGTGACTATGAAACAGAATCTGTGGGAGGAGGGAGCTGAAGGTAGGGGCAAAGCTGATTCTGCCATATATTGGGGTTGAGGATGAGGCTGTGGCTGCTCCATCTGTTGATCCTTTGTGGACTTCAAAACTGATGAAGGACCTTGCACAGGCTGAGGTGCGGCCATGATTAAAGAACTGCTTTCCCTCCTCTGCATCGGTAAGCCACATGGGGCTTTGCATTGGCAAGAGATTTTGATTGGGGCTGGAAATGGGGAAAATAACATTAACTTTATTGGTTACATATCATGTATCATATATCTTGCTCAGTGTGTTAGATATATTACCTCTAAATCTGTGTTTTACAAACTTCCATCACTCAAGTCCCAAACTCATGATGTTTGCCAAATGCCCATACTGCCTCTACCTTATTGGGTTAATGTTCCTTaacatattctaaaataaatggaTTTGAATGAGAACCTTTAATTAATAATGTAGGTGAAAATCCAGTATCAATTGCCACAAACAGAATGTAACTCAAAAGCaaatataatggaaaaatagTTGAGATTCTGATTCTTGGTCAAAGTTCTGAGCCTGAAGCCTGCTATTTCTTTGTTATAAAGGTGATGAACTATGAGGTAGACATATCAGAAACTAGCTGCAGATTGGGACTTTCTTTTCCATGTAATCAAAAGCACTACAAGAGTTGCTTAAGATAGTATTTTCTCATACTATGACGTACTGCTTTAATCATGCCACTGCCGCCTAAAATTATCATTCATACCATGATGGTACATAGTTCACACTTTGGGAAGTGCCACTCTaattcttcaaaaagaaaaaaaagaaaaaaaccctgcAAGAGTATATTAGGTCTACATTCATAGCTTAAGAATCTAATATGAATTTCCAAAGCAAAGTGACTTGTCTCAGGCTGCACAGGTAGAGCCAGGAAGCCAAATTCTAACCGAGAAACATCTAGCTCCAAAAGCACTGTCGTTTCCACTCAGTCAGGGTGGTGAGTAGAGAAGGACACTTCCACAGGGCTCTTGGTCTGGAAGCATCCAGGGGTGTTGTCTGAAGGGACTTGGGGTTGGAAAAATCTGAAGAGGTAAAAGATGAATTGTTCAGAATGTCCCCAGGCACAGAAAGAGGATGCAACCCAGAATGAACATCTTCAAATAGACCGAAAGCTTGATATCCTCTTATGTCAAGGGAGGAGAATTTGCCTTGGTTAAGTTATgttcacatggctttctcccatcACCGTGATTCTCTGGTTCCAAGACTTCAGGCTAGCCAAGAGAGTTTCCTTTCATCAAAGGCCTGTCTTGGGAATAGACATCTGATTGGGGTTTGTGGGGAATTGTAGGGATGTAATCAATACAGCAGATATCTGCAGCCTCCACTACTTCACATCCTAGTTGTGGGGCCTTAGGAAGCATGCGCCAATATTTAAGGCTCAATGTCATATTTTAggctcagtgtcctcatctgtcaaatggggatgcTGACACCTATCTTGCAGGGTTATCTTTACAATAGGTTCACGTATGCTCGAGGTGAGCACATCATAAATGCTCAACAATGATACTTCTTTTTATGATCGTCCCTTTTACTCTGATTGGGTTAGGCACAGATTCCCTTAGGAATCCCTTCCAGAGATCTCCTCATCCTCTCTTCAGTGAGAAGATTGATCCATCCCTACTCACACTCTGAGAGACAGCGGGACTCTGTAATAGGTTACTCATTAATTTCCCAAGCAATGAGAACTCTGAGTAGAGTTTCCTGCTGTCATTTGGGTTAGCCATGCTGCAGACAGAGATGAGACTAGATGAGATGTTCTGGGGTCTAGAAGTGATGACAAATTCCACATGGTCCAAGGCTAAAGCACAATCATGTCTACCTCTGGCTAAGCTTAGCAAAGCCCTCAACCTCCACATGGTTAAGAGAGCATGGGAGGGAGTTGAAGATGTACCTGTCCTCCCTCAAAGGTGTTCACAGACCGAGTGCTGGAAGAGGTTGATGAAGGAGCCAGAATCAGGAAGGTTCTGAAGTGTGTAGACCCCAGAATATCCCATGAGCCAGGAGATAGTATATATTGACCTGTGAGTCATAATAACAATTCCCTTGCAAGTCGTTGAATGACATGTCACATTTACATGACTTGTAAGTTTCTTGCTCTCAGTAAGAATTCTCAGCAAGAGGCTGGGTACCAGGGCAGGGAGACGATGGAAGCGGTAGGAAACCACTCATATCTTACAAAGGATTCTTTTACAGGGCTGTGTGCTGGACAAGGGGACAGAAGAGGTGGTGAGTGTTTCTTCAATTAAACTCCCTTGATACTTCATCCAGCTTCCCTgctttcccttcctcttctttccATGGGCTTCCTGAGACCAAAGTGTGTGCCTCGTATCTAGCTGTGAGCTCTCCTCTCCTTCCAGTGCTACTTCCCAAACCCTTCCTCAGCGCCTGGCCCAGCACAGTGGTACCTCCCCAGAGTAAAGTGACGCTGCGATGCTTGTCTTCTATCAACGATGTCAGCTTTAGTCTTAGACGGGGAGAAATTCTCTTGGAGAGCCTCCTGCCTTCTCATTCTACAGAGAGCTGGACCAAATTCCCCCTGAGTGACCTGCAACAACATGACACTGGGGAGTATACCTGTGAATACTACTTTAAAGGGGCCCCATTTATAAGGTCAGAGCCCAGCAATGCCCTTGTCCTCGTGGTGACAGGTGAGAAGGAGGTTCTTTGGAATGACGTAGTCTTCTTAGGATGGGGGGGGGGTCAGAAGAGTAGGAGGAACAGAGTCTCATATCTGGTGTGATGGGGTGGGGAATAGAGGAACAGATTTTAATGCCTTGTTTTTATCCAGGGCTTATGCGGGGAAATCTCTCTTCCCGAGTCCCATTGGGGAAGAGTGTTGATGGGTATCTTTAATTTACCCCACTCCAAGAGAACTCCCTTCCAGGAGGCCAGGCAGGAGGGGAACCCAAGGCTTTTCCCGTGACCTCAGATCTTTCCTTCTCTTACAGGAGCTTTACCCAAACCTTCCCTCCAATCCCACCAAAAGGGTAAGGTGGCTGCTGGAGAAGACGTGACTCTGTGGTGCGAGAAGCCATTCAACTCGACTGAATTTATGATATTCGCTCTAATGAGGGCAGGACATCCAACACCCATACAGCTCCAGGGAGCAGAAGAGAGCACTGGGGAGTTCCTCCTTCAGACCATGACAGTCAGTGACACTGGGAACTACAGCTGTGTGTACTACCAGGCAAACACTTCTTTCTTGGCCTCCCACCCCAGTGACTGGCTTGAGATCCTGGTGACAGGTAGAGCTTTGCCATCATGAGGACCATAGCAAAGTGATATGCCGGTCCTGAGGCCTCAGTGTGGCTTCCAGAGGGAGGGTCTGGAGCTTGTAAAATTACTTGGGGAGGACAGAGTTAGTGCCAGGATCTTAGGGCTGGTTCTACTGAGTAGGGAACATGGCTTTCTGGAGCTGGATTTCACAGCTCACAAGTTCTACTCCTGGAGAGGGACTAACCCTCTTTCCAAgcctgtcttaaaaaaaaaatccttgggaAGGACGGATTGCCCCCACTTGGTTCAACCTCTGCATCAATCGCTGGCTCAGGATCAGGCAAGCAAAACCTAGCTACATCCCTGGTGACTGAACGTAAAGGGGGAATTAGCAGCTTATAAGGGGAGGGGCTCTTTCACTGGTGAAGGGGAGGTATGTTTAGCACCGAATTTTGCTACCGAATTACAGACCACATCATAGGAGAAAACATCTGAGATACAGATGCTGATGTGGAGACCATGGGCATCTGGTAGAGGAGGAATTTTCTGTCTACCCAATGCTGGGGTCATGGAACCCAGGGGTGAGGCAGGAGATTTATATGCCTAGGAAGACTTTCCCACATCTAGGACTCTGTTTTCCAGATCCATGTGAAGGATGTTCAACGTTCTCTCCAGAGACAGGTAAGACaaattgaaagaaaggaaagaatattcaaaCAGCAGCAACCATTTGCAGGGGAAATGAGCCCCTGCCCCTTAAGGTGGATTAACTTGGGAGGTATGAGGAGCCATCAGATTGGCCAAGGAAGTAAGGCAC
Proteins encoded:
- the TARM1 gene encoding T-cell-interacting, activating receptor on myeloid cells protein 1 isoform X2, whose protein sequence is MIKELLSLLCIGLCAGQGDRRGVLLPKPFLSAWPSTVVPPQSKVTLRCLSSINDVSFSLRRGEILLESLLPSHSTESWTKFPLSDLQQHDTGEYTCEYYFKGAPFIRSEPSNALVLVVTGALPKPSLQSHQKGKVAAGEDVTLWCEKPFNSTEFMIFALMRAGHPTPIQLQGAEESTGEFLLQTMTVSDTGNYSCVYYQANTSFLASHPSDWLEILVTDPCEGCSTFSPETDQAEVTKSPRTAEPTGIILIVIFILVILLSFAFICKYSPCEAASDKTARSSNSSKGPEEAVSDTPTAIKSGSPA
- the TARM1 gene encoding T-cell-interacting, activating receptor on myeloid cells protein 1 isoform X1; protein product: MIKELLSLLCIGLCAGQGDRRGVLLPKPFLSAWPSTVVPPQSKVTLRCLSSINDVSFSLRRGEILLESLLPSHSTESWTKFPLSDLQQHDTGEYTCEYYFKGAPFIRSEPSNALVLVVTGALPKPSLQSHQKGKVAAGEDVTLWCEKPFNSTEFMIFALMRAGHPTPIQLQGAEESTGEFLLQTMTVSDTGNYSCVYYQANTSFLASHPSDWLEILVTDPCEGCSTFSPETDQAEVTKSPRTAGTSLEPTGIILIVIFILVILLSFAFICKYSPCEAASDKTARSSNSSKGPEEAVSDTPTAIKSGSPA
- the TARM1 gene encoding T-cell-interacting, activating receptor on myeloid cells protein 1 isoform X3 — translated: MIKELLSLLCIGLCAGQGDRRGVLLPKPFLSAWPSTVVPPQSKVTLRCLSSINDVSFSLRRGEILLESLLPSHSTESWTKFPLSDLQQHDTGEYTCEYYFKGAPFIRSEPSNALVLVVTGALPKPSLQSHQKGKVAAGEDVTLWCEKPFNSTEFMIFALMRAGHPTPIQLQGAEESTGEFLLQTMTVSDTGNYSYPCEGCSTFSPETDQAEVTKSPRTAGTSLEPTGIILIVIFILVILLSFAFICKYSPCEAASDKTARSSNSSKGPEEAVSDTPTAIKSGSPA
- the TARM1 gene encoding T-cell-interacting, activating receptor on myeloid cells protein 1 isoform X5, translated to MIKELLSLLCIGLCAGQGDRRGVLLPKPFLSAWPSTVVPPQSKVTLRCLSSINDVSFSLRRGEILLESLLPSHSTESWTKFPLSDLQQHDTGEYTCEYYFKGAPFIRSEPSNALVLVVTGALPKPSLQSHQKGKVAAGEDVTLWCEKPFNSTEFMIFALMRAGHPTPIQLQGAEESTGEFLLQTMTVSDTGNYSYPCEGCSTFSPETDQAEVTKSPRTAEPTGIILIVIFILVILLSFAFICKYSPCEAASDKTARSSNSSKGPEEAVSDTPTAIKSGSPA
- the TARM1 gene encoding T-cell-interacting, activating receptor on myeloid cells protein 1 isoform X4 encodes the protein MIKELLSLLCIGLCAGQGDRRGVLLPKPFLSAWPSTVVPPQSKVTLRCLSSINDVSFSLRRGEILLESLLPSHSTESWTKFPLSDLQQHDTGALPKPSLQSHQKGKVAAGEDVTLWCEKPFNSTEFMIFALMRAGHPTPIQLQGAEESTGEFLLQTMTVSDTGNYSCVYYQANTSFLASHPSDWLEILVTDPCEGCSTFSPETDQAEVTKSPRTAGTSLEPTGIILIVIFILVILLSFAFICKYSPCEAASDKTARSSNSSKGPEEAVSDTPTAIKSGSPA